A genomic stretch from Lathyrus oleraceus cultivar Zhongwan6 chromosome 2, CAAS_Psat_ZW6_1.0, whole genome shotgun sequence includes:
- the LOC127121899 gene encoding uncharacterized protein LOC127121899, which translates to MAVNNLQFQQRTDASILTLNTQMGQLATQINNMQAQGSNQHPAQTVVNPNGPNANVSVISLRSGKVTEPAPEKNKKIIEHTGLIIQLANMSNARPAGVVEDVLVQADTFPTGEVVINKPVFAVDALDIPAAPSIPSTEQPPSLELKELPENLKYAYLESNEKLPVIISSNLDFDQEHKLLQVLKKHKKAIGWTLVDLPGISPLICMHRILLEDGSKTVRQTQRKLNPLILDVMKKEVTKLLQADIIYPISDSKWVSLVQVVPKKSGLTVGIVLGHIISEKGISVDPAKIDVISTLPYPSCNGVTFSFDDKCKQAFDFLKKALTSAPIIQPPDWTLPFELMCGAYNYVVGVVLAQRVDKAAHVIYYASRTLDSAQSNYTTTEKELLAIIFALDKFRSYLLGSKVVVFTDHAALKYLLKKPDAKAILIRWMLLLQEFNVEIKDKSGAENLVADHLSRIERNEDPFPIQDDFPDEQLFLLHGITPWFADIVNFLVAGVFPTGASRSQVHKVKSDAKYYVWDDPYLWKFGSDQVIRRCVPDNEIESILNFSHASQVGGHFGPQRTARKVLDSGFYWPTVFKDAYETYRTCKECQIAGTNITRKSEMPQQPMLFCEVFDVWGIDFMGPFPVSFGFLYILLAVDYVSKFGIPRAIISDQGTHFCNRTMEALLRKYGVVHIVSTAYHP; encoded by the exons ATGGCCGTGAACAACCTCCAGTTCCAACAAAGGACCGATGCTAGCATTCTGACCTTGAACACACAGATGGGACAgcttgctactcaaataaataacatgcaagctCAAGGTTCGAACCAACATCCAGCCCAGACAGTTGTCAATCCGAATGGTCCTAATGCTAATGTGAGCGTAATTTCTTTGAGATCCGGAAAAGTTACAGAACCGGcccctgaaaaaaataaaaaaatcattgaG catacagGTTTAATCATTCAATTGGCAAACATGAGCAACGCTCGACCCGCCGGGGTAGTCGAAGATGTTCTTGTTCAA GCTGATACATTTCCTACAGGTGAAGTTGTTATCAATAAACCTGTTTTTGCAGTTGatgctcttgacatcccggctgccccaagCATTCCATCCACCGAGCAGCCCCCGTCCTTAGAGCTAAAAGAGCTCCCTGAGAACCTGAAATATGCTTACTTGGAGAGTAATGAGAAACTCCCTGTTATTATCTCTTCTAACCTTGACTTCGATCAAGAACACAAACTTTTGCAGGTTTTGAAGAAGCATAAGAAGGCAATCGGGTGGACATTAGTCGACCTTCCAGGTATTAGTCCATTGATATGCATGCACAGGATTCTACTTGAGGATGGATCCAAAACAGTAAGGCAGACCCAAAGGAAgcttaatcctttgattcttgatgttaTGAAGAAAGAGGTAACCAAACTCTTGCAAGCAGATATAATTTATCCTATCTCTGACAGTAAGTGGGTAAGCCTAGTGCAGGTTGTACCTAAGAAATCTGGACTTACAGTg GGAATTGTTCTTGGTCACATTATTTCTGAAAAAGGAATTTCTGTTGACCCTGCTAAGATTGATGTAATTTCTACACTGCCTTACCCTTCTTGC aatggCGTCACTTTCAGCTTCGATGACAAGTGCAAACAAGCGtttgacttcttgaagaaagcattgaCTTCCGCTCCCATAATCCAGCCCCCTGACTGGACCCTCCCGTTTGAGCTTATGTGTGGTGCTTATAATTATGTTGTTGGGGTTGTCCTTGCACAAAGAGTTGACAAGGCTGCCCATGTTATTTACTATGCTTCTAGGACTTTAGATTCTGCACAGTCAAATTACActaccactgaaaaagaactgcTAGCTATTATTTTTGCTCTTGATAAATTCAGATCTTATTTGCTAGGttccaaggttgttgtttttactgACCATGCAGCTTTAAAGTACTTGCTGAAGAAGCCGGATGCAAAAGCGATATTGATTCGGTGGATGTTGTTGCTCCAAGAGTTTAATGTTGAGATTAAAGACAAAAGTGGAGCTGAGAACTTAGTGGCTGATCACTTGAGTAGGATAGAGAGAAATGAAGATCCTTTTCCTATTCaggatgactttcctgatgagcaGTTGTTTCTTTTGCATGGGATTACACCTTGGTTTGCTGACATTGTTAATTTTCTTGTTGCTGGTGTTTTTCCTACAGGTGCATCGAGATCACAGGTTCATAAAGTCAAGAGTGatgccaaatattatgtttgggatgatccatatctATGGAAGTTTGGCAGTGATCAGGTAATTAGGAGATGTGTCCCCGACAATGAGATTGAATCTATTTTGAATTTTTCTCATGCATCTCAAGTCGGCGGACACTTTGGTCCTCAAAGGACGGCAAGAAAGGTCCTTGATTCAGGTTTCTATTGGCCAACTGTTTTTAAGGATGCTTATGAGACTTACCGCACTTGTAAAGAGTGCCAGATAGCAGGTACAAACATCACTCGCAAGAGTGAAATGCCTCAGCAGCCTATGCTTTTCtgtgaggtatttgatgtatggggaattGACTTCATGGGTCCCTTTCCTGTATCATTTGGTTTTCTTTACATTTTGCttgctgttgattatgtttcaaa GTTTGGAATACCGCGAGCTATCATCAGtgaccaaggcactcatttctGTAACCGCACCATGGAAGCTTTACTCCGGAAGTATGGAGTTGTGCACATAGTCTCTACTGCTTATCACCCATAa